The window CCGGTGTTTCATGAGCGGTGAGATGGACGATCTTGCTGTCGCGATTCTCATTGCGCTTGCGGCGGGATTCCCGGCCCTCGGTGGAGGCCAGTTCCCGCAGGCCCTGGCTGATGGCGACGGTATCAGGCCGTCGTCCAGAGCGGCGGAGGTCGCTGATGACCGCCATGTAGTCCGCAAAGGAAACCTGTTGGGTTTGAAAGTATCCCGAGATCTCCTCGCTGGCACGTTGAAAGGCCTCATGCTCATCGACTTCGACGGGCGGAGGTGTCGGTACGACCTGCTGGATTGAGTTCATCGACATGGTCAAACTTCCTGCATCCGGTTGCGTGAGGCGATTTGTAGCGCAATTCGCCGGTTTTCGCCAAGCGATTTATCGGGCAGGCTGGGTCGCTGCTCCCGGGGTGGGTGCAGATGCCGCATCAGGGGGAAGGTGCTGGTTGATTTCCAGCAGGTTACCCCAGTTTGTACGGCTGGCCATCTGGGCGCGTGTTGCCGGGGAGATCACCCCGGCCTCATTGCGCAGTTCCCAGCCTCCGCCCATGGCCCGGTACGCGGCGATAAGGCTGTTGGCGTATTGGCCTTTTGCCTGCGCCAGCGCATCTTCTGCGGCAAGTCGCTGGCTCTGGGCGGTGAGCACGCGGGCATAATCGGCTGTGCCGAGTTCATATTGGAGGTTGGCAATCTCGACGGCGCTTGATGCCGCTTTGACGGCGGCCTGCAACTGGGCCACGCGGCGGGAGCTGTTTACATAATCGGCCAGGGCATCCTGCACCTCGCGCTGGGCGTTGAGCACGGCGTGCTGGTAGTTGAGTAACCCCTCTTGGAACGAAGCGTCGGCCACCCGGACCTGATTGACGAGCCGTCCGTAGTTGAAGATGGGAACGACGAGGGAACCTGCCGAGTTTGCCGCGGCCTGCTGCCAGTTGAAGAAGTTGGAGAAAGAGACGTTCTCGCTTCCCCCGGTGTAGCCGAAGGTGCCGTTTAGCGAGAAAGAAGGCAGGATCTTTGCAAACTCGACGCCGATGCGGGCGGATCGGGAGGCGGCTTCCAGGCCAGCCTGACGAACGTCGGGGCGGCGGCGGAGGAGATCGGCGGGGACTCCTGCGGCAAGGTTCGATGGTGGAGTGGGAATCGATCCGGAACTGCCGACTCTGCGCTCGGTTTCGACGGGCGTCTCACCGAGAAGGACAGCCAGGCTGTCGATGGCCCGCTGCAAGGCGGTTTGAATGGACGGCCCTTCGGCTTCGGTCGTGGCGAGTTGAGCCTTGGCCTGTTCGACATCGAGATCGCCCACTCGGCCAGCGGTACGGCGGGCGACTGCGACCTCAACACTCTTTTTCTGCTGGGCGATATTGGCGCGATTGACTGCAAGACGGGCCTGGAGAGTGCGGATGTTGACGTAGGTCGACGCGACATCCGCGACAAGCGTCACGAGTATCGAGTCGTAGGCGGCGATGGTCGCCAGATAGCCTGCGCGATCACTCTGAATCTGGCGGCGATACTTGCCCCAGAAATCGATCTCCCACGAAACTGATACCAGCGCCTGGGTGGAGAGATAATTCTCGTTCAGTCCGGAGGGAGTCCAGATGCTATTGGGATCGGAGGCGACATTGCCGCGCCCTTGGAGGATCAGATCCTGCTTCTGTGGGAAGAGGTTGCCGACGCTCTGGTTGAGCTCAGCCCGGGCGCCGAGGATGCGTGTGCCTGCCGCTTGCAGGCTGGGGTTGTTGCGGTAGGCCGTGTCAATGAGGCTATCCAGGCGAGAATCGTGGAATTGCTTCCACCACGACCGGTCAATATCCACCGGCGGCCTGTCGGAAATCCCGTCATATTTTTTCCACTTTCCTTGAATCCGCGCTTCGGGCGTAGAAAAATTGGGACCCACCATGCAGGAGGTCATCATGAGACTGGTTGCAAGAGCGAGGCGGTATGGATGCAGGAAACGGAGTGCTTTCACGGAGTGCAACGGTTCAGCGCCGCGCGAGACGGGATTTCGGCGATGTATCCCCGGTCGGCTTGCTTGGCGAGTCATTTTTACTCGCGTGGCAAGTCTGGTGGCAGTTGTCGCCATGGCCGGGGGAGCTTGGGGGGACGAGGCCAGCCGGTATGTCTGGGCGGGAGTCGATGGGCGGCTGCAATATGCGGCGGACGACCGGGGTAATCACATCCCCGATTTTTCCATGTGCGGATACCGTCGAGGAGAGGTGGAGATTCCCTCGGTGGCGGTGGTCGCCACGCTGGAATCTGCCCCGGGTGATGCATCGGATCGTGTGCAGGCTGCGATCGATGCCATCGCGGCCCGACCACCCGATGCCAGCGGCATCCGGGGGGTGCTGCTCCTGCGCAAGGGTGAGTATAGACTCAGCCGCTCGCTGCGCATTTCGGCAAGCGGCATCGTGCTGCGGGGCGAGGGAAATGGTGCGGATGGTACTGTGCTTCTTGCCACGACGCGGAGCCAGTATTCCCTCGTGGAGATTGGCACGGATAACCTGCCGACGACCTGGAAACCCGTATCTGGCACATGGCAGAAAATCGTCGATGCCTACGTGCCGGTTGGGGCGAGCACATTGTCGGTGAAAGACGCCTCTCGATACAAGGTGGGCGATCCTGTTGTGATTCAGCGTCCCAGTACGGCGGAGTGGATACATGCCCTCGGCATGGACTCGATTCCTCCTCGGTCCGATGGCGGCGAGGTGGTCCAATGGGAGGCCGGGCGCAGAAATCTCCATTTTGATCGGGTGATTACAGCCATCACCGGCAACCGGATCACCGTTGATGCGCCCATATGCAATTCTCTTGATGCCGCGTTTGGCGGAGGGGTGATCTTTCGCCATGATCTGGAGCGACTTCAGGAGGTCGGCATCGAGAATCTGCGTGGCGACAGCCTCTATGATGGTCCGACAGACGAGCAGCATGGCTGGACGTTCATCACCTTCAACAATGTGGAAAATGGCTGGGTTCAGGACGTGACGGCCGTCCACTTTGGTTATGCCTGTGTGCAGCTCGGCAAATTTGCCCGGGCCATCACAGTGGAACGCGCCAAATCGCTGGAGCCGGTTTCCCTGGTTAAGGGTGGACGACGCTATGCCTTTGCCGTTAGCGGGCAGCTTTGTCTGGTGCGCGACTGCTACAGCGAGGATGGACGGCACGACTTTGTGTTTGGCGGACTCACCCCGGGACCGAATGTATTCCTCGATTGTACGGCCGAGCGGGCGCAGGCCGATAGCGGTCCTCATCTGCTTTGGTCCTGCGGAATGCTTTTCGATAATGTCACGGTGAAGGGCAATGAGTTGAACATCCGCAATCGCGGAAACCTCGGAACCGGGCAGGGATGGACCGGCGCCAACAGTGTGCTTTGGAATTGCTCCGCAGACCGGTTGGTTTGCGAGAATCCGCCGACTGCACAAAACTGGGCGATCGGGTGCGTGGGTGCCGTTTCCGGGAATGCCAACCGGGATCTCCCGGGAATGCGGGCATCGCCGCCGAGCCTCTACCGAGCTCAGCTGCGCGATCGTCTCGGGAAATGAGGCTGCAAGCGGGAGAGTGGCAGTTGTACGCGAACATTCGATAATTAGAATGCTTATCCCTTTGCTCAGAGGAAAAGGGAGAGAGAGGGTGCTGGACAAATGAGACGTCCCCCGACGCTGTTGATACTCCCCTTGGTTACCGCCTCCCTGCTTGCAACGGATCCTGCATTCAGCCAGCCTGCGCCTTCGCCTGTTCCCCAGGTTTCCTTGAGCGCCTCGCTTGCGCCGCGCATCGCAGAGATCGAGGCGATGTTGCCCGAGAAGCCGCAGACCTTCGCCCCGTCCTTTGATAATCGCGCCCCTTGGGAGAAACTGGCGGCCGACACCGAGTTCCGCGATTCAAGTTTCAAGCGGGCAGACTACTTGTTGCCCCAGCCGATTCCCGAGGTGACAGATGCCCAGTGGGATGAGGCGATTCGCACGAAGGATCGCAAGGTCGAGAAAGTGCTCGATATGCGGCGAAACCGGCTCGCGGTTTTCATGCTGTCTGAGGGCATGCAGAACCAGGGAAAATACATCCCTGCGATCCTCAAGGAGATCGAGGCGATTTGCGGAGAGCGCAGTTGGGTCTTTCCGGCCCATCAGTCCTTTACTGGAAGCAACGATCTCGGGTCTGCCATGACCTCGTGGAGTCTGGCCACTGCCATCGGGATGCTGGGAGACCGCATGCCCGAGGCCCTGCGGCAGACGGTTAAGGAGAATATCTATCGGCGGGTCATCAGCCCCTATCTCGAGCAGTCTCGCGATGCGTCGCTGAAAAAAGACTGGTGGCGTACGAATGAGAACAACTGGAATGCCGTCGTGCATGCCGGCATCGTGGGTTCCGCGCTGACCACGGTGGACTCCCGCGCAGAACGCGCCGAGGTTCTTGCCCTAGCTATTTCCGAGACGCCATTCTACCTCGGAGGCTTTGCTGCGGATGGTTACTCCCATGAAGGAATGGGGTACTGGAAGTATGGCTTTGGCCATTTCATTCTCATGGCCGAGACTGTGTACTCTGCCACCAATGGCAAGATCGACCTGCTGAAGGACCCGGTGGCCCGCAAGCTCGCAGAGTTTCCGCTTCGCTTTGATGTGGCGGAAGGCATCTATCCGGCCTTTGGCGACTGTCAGCTCTATGAGCAGCAGCCCACCTGGATCTATAACATTCTTAGCTCTCGGTTTGGCATCGGGCTGCCCACGAAGAGGTCATTGATTCTTGATGGTACGTTTTACAACTTCCTTTACGCCTGGGGGGTGAATCTCGGATTGGCCGCGGAGAGCGCAGCTTCCCAGCCCGAACCTCGCCCGCTCCGGGATTGGTTTGAGAACAATCAGGTGCTGGTGGCTCGCACGGCACCGGGGGTCACGCCATCCCTCGGGGTGGCGATGAAGGGCGGCAACAATGGCATTGCTCACTCCCATAATGATCTCGGCCAGTTCGTCGTTGCCTTGAACGGCAAGCTGATATTGGCCGATCCCGGCATGATGGACGTGGGCGGGCAAATCTACGGCCCCAACCGCTACGATAGCGCGATCAATAACTCCTACGGGCATTCTGTTCCCGTCGTTGGCGGAAAACTACAGGGCAACGGACCAGCCTTTGGGGCTCACGTGGTTGACAAGAGCTTTTCGGACAAGGTGGACAGCGTGACGCTCAGCTTGCGGGGAGGGTACAACCTGTTTGCCATCAACGAGCTCACCCGTCGTCTCGAGCTTGATCGCGAAGCCGGCAAGATCACGGTCACCGATCACATGACCGCCGACAAGCCGGTCGCGTTTGGCACCGGGTTGTCCACGTACGGAGAAGCAAAAGAAGAGTCGCCCGGGGTGTGGCTTGTCACCCAGGACGGACAGACGCTGCGAATCACCATCAGCGCGGGTGGAACCCCATTCACCGTCAAATTTGAACAGCTCAAGGACAAGTCCCGTTTCGGACAAGTCAAGCGGCTCGGGATCGAACTTACGGAACCCTCCGCCGATGCCACCATCACAACAGTCATTACCCCAGCATCCTAATCAACGATGAATCGTTTTCTTCCCATTGCTACAGCCATGGCGCTACTTCCCCTCATATCCGGCCATGCGGCCAGTACGGCATCGAATCCCAAGATCGTTTCGGACTACACACTTTCTGTCTATCCGGATCGGGAGGACGCCATCTACAAGAAGGGTGACAAAGTCGAGTTTCAGGTCCTCCTGCTCGGAAAGAATCCGACGGACGACGCGGAAGTCTCCTGGAAGGTCAGCAAGGACGGCGTACCACCTGTTCAGCAAGGCAAGACCAAACTGAAGTATGGCAAGGCGGTCATCCCGGCGTCACTCGATGAACCCGGATTTTTGCTCTGCGAGGTTTCCTTCAACGATGGAAAGCAAAACCTCCAGACGAGCGCGTCCGCGGCGATCGATCCCACGGAGATCAAGCCGAGCATGCCCACGCCCGATGACTTCGATGCCTTCTGGGATGGAAAGAAGGCGGAACTCGCCAAGATCCCTATCAACGCCCGTCTGACTCCAGTGGAGACTCCTCCGGAACGTCCGGGTGTCGAAACCTTTGACGTGCAGCTCGATTGTCTGGGCAAGCCTGTCTCGGGCTTTTACTCGCGACCGATTGGAGCTAAGCCCGGTTCCTGCCCGGCTCTGCTTCTCGTCGATGGCGCGGGAGTCCGCAGTTCCGACAAGCTTTGGGCGATCCGTCCGGCGACGAAAGGGTTTCTCGGGATGGGCATCAACGCTCACGGCATTCCGAATGGGCAACCCGGCACCTACTATGCCGCCCTCGGTGATGGTGAGCTGAAAGGCTATCGCACGGACGGGCGCGAATCCCGGGATACCTATTACTTCCTGGGTATGTATCTCCGCGTGAAGCGAGCTCTCGACTTCCTCATGGCCCAGCCGGAATGGGATGGCAAGGTGCTCATCATCAATGGGGGAAGCCAGGGTGGAGGGCAGGCGTTGGCCGGTGCGGGGCTGGAACCTCGCGTCTCCGGCATCGTGGTTATGATTCCCGGCCTGTGTGATCTCACCGGCATGGCGGCTGGACGTATCGGCGGCTGGCCGAAGCCGGTGCCCAAAGATGCGGCGGGCAATCCCGATCCGGTAATCCTTAACAACATGCGGTATTTTGATTGCGTGAACTTCGCTCCTCGCATCAAGGCGGAGACAAAGTTCTGGCTGGGATTCAATGACATTGTTACTCCGCCGACCGGCCAATATGCCGCCTACAACGCCATCACCGCTCCCAAGACTCTCATCACCGCGCCGGAGTATGGACATGGCGGAGAGGCCCCGAATTTCTGGCCACTGATCAATAACCTGATCTATGATATGGCGGCTCAGCAGCAGAAGAAAAACTCCACCCCCTGACCGCTCATGAACGCTCAAGCTTCCTTCCTTTCACTTGGCCTGCTGGCTCTGCTGGCAGCGGGATCCTTTGCTCTCGCCGCCGAGGTCGTGGTGGAAGATCATTTCGAAGACGTCGGCGAGTTTGAGAACACCAACCTGGTGGAGTCCAAGCTTGCATGGGAGTCGGCCATGAACCGGCAGGCCCTGGGTGTCATGGGAGATGCCGACGGACTCAAGACGGGAAACGCGCTTTTCATCGGCAACAACCTTGCGTTTGCACGTATCCCCGATATCGCGCTCGAGGTGGGCAGCACCCTGACTTTGACCCTCAGATTCCGGGCGACCGATCCGAGTCCCGAGTTTGGCGGTCCTTTTCGGCTCGGGCTGGCGCAGAGTCGGGATGATTATCCGGAAAAGGGCGACACGATCGGGTACTGGCTTTTACTTGGCACCCAGGGAGGGTCGGTTTCCTTCGAGACCAACGCCGACTCGCTTATTGGTGGAGGCAATGATGGGGTGGGCATTGGGGAACCCTTCAAGAAAGACCTGGTCTGGAACCAGCCTCATACTGTGGTGATGAAATTTTCACGTCCGGCTGCGGAGAAGGTGGAGATTCGCGTGCAGATCGACGGAGGAGAGGAGTTCATCCGCACGGATACTGCGGCGAGTGTCACCACTTTTAACATCATTGGTTTGCGGGTCGCGGATCGCCAGGGCACCAAGACGTTCGTGGACGATGTGAAGCTGGAGCTCACGAAGGGATCAAATTAGCGAGGACGCCGGAGCATTGTGAAACGCCTTGCTGTCGTTGGGGTCGGCGTACTTTTTGTGCTGGCCGGGGGCTTGATCGCGGGAAATATCGAGAATCCGGGTTTTGAAAGCGGTCTGGAAAAATGGGACGTCCAGGGTGCACCTGGCGCCGCATTTGAAACACTCAAGGAGGCTGCATCCATCGGAGAACTTGGCCTGCGGGTAAAGGTGATCTCCACCCCGGCAGCCGGGATGATGACGAGTTCCCAACTACCGGTTGAACCGGGTAAGTCCTATCGCCTTGCCTATTGGTTTGGTGGTGGGGGGCCCACGCCGGCAGTAGCCTCCATTGAGATCGTATTTTTTGATGAAAAGGGTGCTGCATTACCTGCTCCCCAGTCTCCCGCGGGAAAGAAAGCCCGCACCGTGGCCACTGGCAGTTCTTCCTGGGCTGGATACGAACTCGCCGCAATCGCGCCCGTCGGCGCAAAGACCGCCGCCGTATGCATCAAGCCCATGAACGGGCAGGGTGGAGCGGTGGATTTTGACGACATCCGCCTGGAGGAGATGCCTGCCCAGTCGACCGGTTCGACACCGCCTCCTCTGGATTCGCCGCGTATCCAGGAGTTGAAAGACGAGATCCAGAAAAACCCGACCCGGGGCAAACAACCGCCGAAGGTCGTGATCAAGCTCGATGATCTCAAACCCGCGCAGGGAGGAGGAATCAGTCCGCAGTGGCAGCGTGTGGTCGACTACGCGAGGGCAAAGAATGCCAAGCTCAGCATCGGAATCATCGCGCAGTTCATGGAATCGGGAAATGCGGAATTCTTCAAGTGGGTGCAGGACCTGAATGCGGCGGGGAGCGTGGAGTTCTGGCATCATGGCTGGGACCATGCGGCGGAGGGAAACCTCAAGGAATTCTCCGGCCAGCCTTACGAGCGCCAGAAGGACCACATGACCCGGGCCAATGCCCTGGCGAAGGAGAAGCTGGGCTTTGTTTTCACGAGCTTTGGCGCCCCATTCAACGCCACCGACGCGAGCACGGTAAAGGTACTCTCGGAGGATTCCGACATTACGGTCTGGATTTACGGTGATCCGAGGAACCCGGCAGGGAAAACCGTGCTGCCACCGAGTCCGGTCATGATCGAAACGCGCGGGCGGCCTGATTTTGAGGCTTTCCTGGAGGCTTATGCCCATAACCGCGGAATCGGATCATTCGCTATGCAGGGCCATGCGGGTGGATGGAAGGACGACGCTTTTGACCAGTTTCGGGCCATGGTGGATTTTCTGCAAAGCCAGAACGCTGAGTTTGTCTTTCCCCGGGATTTCGCGGGCAAGGACTAACCGTGCTCTGGAGGGGCTGGCCAAGATAAATGGTGTCTTTCCCACCTTGAACGTGCATAGCTAGGGCATGGCGGTACGTCGAGTTTCCCAGAAGAACGTAGCCGATGCGGCAGGCGTCCATGTGACCACGGTTTCGCTCGCGCTGAAGAACAGTCCGCGCCTGCCGGTTGAGACCCGGGAAAAGATCCAGCGCATCGCACGGGAGTTGGGCTATCAGCCCGATCCAATGCTCTCTGCTCTCACCATTTATCGGCGTAAGGTTCACCAGCCGTATTTTCAGGGTACGCTGGCCTGGCTCGATAATCTCAAAGGAGGCTCTCAGCCGCCAGCCAAGGCGCGGTATCGCGATTATTGGGATGGAGCGGTCGAGCGTTGCTCGGAGCTGGGATACCAGATCGAGGAGTTTTCTACAGACGAGATGTCGCTTTCCCGGATCTCGAAGGTCCTGAAAGCTCGCGGCATCTCCTGCATCCTGCTGCCTCCGCAGCCCAGGCATCTCTCGCATATCAAGTTTGACTGGGAGAACTTTTGCGCATTGTCCTTCGGCTTCAGCCTTGCCTTTCCCCGGCTTCACCTGGTGACCAACGCCCAGTACAGGTCGGCGCGTCAGGCGGTACGTACCATCCGTTCCTACGGGTATCGGCGTATCGGATTCACCACTCTCCGGGTCATCGAACTGCGGACCGACCAGAATTTTTCCTCCGGGTATCTGGCGGAACACCGGCTGGGACGCCGCGAACCTCTGCCCATTTTTGAGTTTGATGATGCTCAGAAATCGGTGCGTCGGACGTTCGTCCGAGAGTTTACCAAATGGTTTCGCGCCAATAAACCGGATGCCATCATTTCGCTGGATCACGAGGTCGCAAATGCCCTGAAGACATTGGAGATCGAACCATCCAAATGCGGCTATGCCTCACTCCATCTGGATAGCGCCGAGTCAGGCGTGGCGGGGATCTGTCAGAATGACAAGCTCGTGGGCCGTGCTGCAGTTGACTACATCGTGGATATGTACAATCGCAATGAGCGGGGTGTCCCGGGCGTGCCTTATCGCGTACTGGTGGAGGGGACCTGGGTCGATGGGGCGACGCTACCGCGTCGGGTGAGTCCCACCGTGCCGATAGCGCCCGTGCTCTAGACGGATAAACTGGTGACGCCCGGCGGTAATGTCTGCTCGATCCGCTGGCCGTTTACCATCATCACCAGGGTAAATTCCGCAGTGGAGACGGCAGTGACGGCCAAGGGAGAGTGCACTGAGTCACGAGCTTCCGCGATGACCGAGACGGTGGCGGTGCCCAGTTGCAGATTGTCGATTCCGTGGCGATCAGACCGCCGAATGGTCCACTCAAGGCGACGGTTTACTCCATCGCAGTGCAGCCCCAGGATATTCTCGATAACGAGCGCGATCGGGCCGATGCCTGTCCAGCCGACGAAGTCCTTCATGGCTGGATCGCCGGGGCGGAAAGGAATCTCCGGCGCATAGTTTTCCCACACCGTGCCAGTGTCGCGAAAAACGGCTTCCATTCCGTCGAGATACCGCGTCGCAGTCTCGGCGGCAAAATCCCCGTAGCCACAGCGCTCCAGCCCCTTGATGATGGCGTAGTTTGTCGGCGCCCACACCGCGCCCAGCCAGTAGCCGCCGTTTTCGGTGTAGTCGGGCTCGTCGGCTGCAAGGGTTGGAAATACGAATGGTCGCCAGAAGCGCGTCTCGTCTTTCAGGTGGGCGACGAGGCGCTCGGCCTGCTCGGATGAGGTAATGCCCGCCAGCAGAGGCCAGAATCCGCCGGATGTCTTGACTCGTACCTGGGAACCATCATTCCTGACGTCGTAGTAAAAGCCGTCCTCGGCATTCCAGCACCAGCGATTGATGCGCTCACTGATGGCGGTGGCTTCCTGGCGAAAGCCAGCGGCTTTCTCAGACATGCCGAGTTCTTCGCAGATGGTGGCGAGATCATTGTACTGAATGACCATCTGGCAGGACATATCGACCCAGCCATTGCCTCCGCGCGGGGCATTGTCCATGCCGCAGCCGAGCGGGGTGTTCCAGTAGAGTCGGTGGACGGAGCCGGCGGATTGACGGCCTTTGTCGACCCAGTCTGGCTGGTCGTCATAGTGGTCGGGGTCGCTCTCCGTATTCAACCATGCGACATATTTTTCCAGCGGAGGCAGCACGGAGGCGAACCGGCTTTTGTCTCCGGTGGTGCGAAATGATTCCGCCTCAGCCCAGCTGAAGAGGGGCGGATTGACAGCATCTCTCGGGCCTCGGAAATAAAAGTCCGATCCATCGCGACGAATTTCCCGGCAGATAAACCCGCTCGCGTGCTGGCGGGCATAAAAGTTGTCCAGCGACTGCACGGCGGGAAACGCCCGGTGACCATAGCGGGCAAACATGATCATGAAGATCGTGTCCCATTGGAAAACGTTGCCGTTGAATGCCGCATCCAGATAGTCCGAAACGAGGCCGGATTCCGCTTCTGGCTGGCGGAGGTGCTGAAAGGCCAGTTCCCAGCACCGCCAGTACATCTCCAGCCATCCGCGGTTCCCGTCCAGAATGGGGCGGGGCAGCGCTTTTCTCGCATCGGCAAAGCCGGGCAGAGCGCTTGCAGGCTGATAATCTTTCTTTTGAAAATAGGCGCCCCGCGGCGAGTCGGTCGAGGAGGAGGATTCGGAGGACATTGAGGCAGTTACCCTGACAGGATTCAACCGGCAGAGCCATTCCCAATCTAGGCTTTGCGGCGGCGCAGGACGACCAGGGTGGTCAGGCCGACGATCAGGCAGGCAAACGTCCCGGGTTCCGGCACTGCCACCGTGAGATTGAGATCGCCGGTCGTCTGGGAAAAGCTCCAGATCTCGTTGCCTTGGGTAAGAGTCCAGATGCCTCCGCTGTTGGTCAAAGTCCCACTGTAGCTGCCAGCGAGTACGACGGATGAGAAGCTCCCGCTGGTGGAGCCGAAGGAGAACAAATCAAAGGTGTAGTCTCCTGTGCCAAAGGTCGTGCCAAGATTGAGCACCAAAGCGCCATCGTAGGTCAGCAGATTGCCGACCATGACGGCGTCAAATGTGGTCCCTCGCGAGGTGCCGTTGATTTCCATCGTCACCGTGGCCGATGATTGAAGCGTCAGGTTGTTGAGGAACGTGATCTCGCCTGGGCTGTTGCCGGGTTTGAGGTTGCCCTTGATCGTGGCAGCACCTCCGATGGTGCCGCTGCCACCGAGGGTCGCGCCCGCATCGACTGTCACCGTGCCGGAGCCATTGTTTCCATTGATGAGGAGCGTGCCCTCATGAACCAGCGTGCTCGAGTAGTTGCCCGAGCCCGAGAGCGTCAGTGTGTTCGCTCCGATCTTGGAAAGGGCGCGCGTGGAGGTCTGGTTGGTGGCGTAGGTGAAGTTCCCCGCGGTGGTGTCGATCGCCACGCCGGTTGTCGCATTGAGCGTGAACCCGGACAGCGTGTTGGCGAAGAGTGAGTCCACATCGGCGGAGGAGTAGTCATTGCTCCCGCCGACGCCGAGGCCGATGAAAGTCCCTGCAGCGGCCGTGACAGTGCTGGCGGAGGACTTGGCGGACTTGTTCGCAAAGACCAGCGTGCCGCCGCTGACGGTTGTTGCACCCGTATAGGTATTGCTGCCGGAAAGCACCCAGGTGCCAGTTCCGCTCTTTGTCACGCTGTTGGTGTATTGTCCGCCGGAGTTTACCCCGACGGATGGGTTGAAGACGTTTCTACCCGTATTGGTCCCGGTCAGAATCAGGGAGTGGACGGTGGTGCTATTGCTAAAGGAAACGGCGCCGGAGCTCGTAAAACTCAGGGTGTGAGCCGTATTGGCTGCGGAGGAGTCAATCGTTGCCGAAGTCCCCGACCCGAAGTTTGAAATCGTAAAGAGGCGATCGGTCGAGGCGGTATTGGCCGCTGTGTGCTGGATACCTCCTCCGGCAAAGACAATATCTGCTGCAGAGCCTGCGGCCGAGCCCTTTCCAAGGCCGCTGGCTTCGTTGATGTTTCCAAATTGTTCGACGTTGGCCATACCGCCCCAGAGCGTCGTTACACCGGTATAAGTATTGAGGCCCTTGAGATAGGTCGTTCCCGTCAGGCTGGCAGAACTATATACGCCATTTGCATCATAGCGATCTGCTCCGCCCATCAGGGTCACCCCCGTGGTGAAGCCAGAGGCATTCGCTATCACGGTATCGATGACCAGGGAATTGCCCGCAGTGGCGCCGAGGCGCAAAGTTGATGCTGCGTTGGTAAAGGTCATTGCTCCATTCAGCGTCAGAGTCGTGCCCGTGGATGAAGCCATGTTGGCAATCAGCGGGCTCCCTCCTGAAACCGTAATGGCGCGATTCGAGCTTTGGCTCGTTGAGCCGATATAGCCGAAGATCCCGCCGCCTGCCATGCCGACTACAGAGTTCGCACCGGTGGACGCGCCGAGACTGGAAACTTCCCCGACATTGCCGATGGATGTGAAGTAGACGCGGCTGCTTCCGGTGATTTTACTGTCAAACGTATTGCTATCATTGGACAGGACGAGGGCGGGGGTGGTGGACAGGCCGGGCCCGTAAGCGGAGAATTGCGTCGCGATGCTGGAGCTGGCTCCGCCGCCGGTGACCAGAGACTTGAGAACAAGCACTCCCGGCTGGGTCACTGTGGCGGTTACGTTGGGATTGGCCGCGAACTGCACGAGGTGCGCCGCATTCGAGAGATTCAGCGTGACGTCGCTGCTGATGATCGCCTTGGACCCGTTTGGCGAGGGCACCACGACATTGCCCGCCAGCGAGAGCGTCGTCTGCCCGGCCGTGCCTGTGCCATTCAGCGTGATCGACTCGCTCGTGGTGATGGTGCTGGAGGTCGTTCCAAAGAGGAGATCCTTGACTGCATAGGTGCCTGCCGTGCCAGAGAAGGAATAGGTGCCAGCACTT of the Terrimicrobium sacchariphilum genome contains:
- a CDS encoding amylo-alpha-1,6-glucosidase, yielding MSSESSSSTDSPRGAYFQKKDYQPASALPGFADARKALPRPILDGNRGWLEMYWRCWELAFQHLRQPEAESGLVSDYLDAAFNGNVFQWDTIFMIMFARYGHRAFPAVQSLDNFYARQHASGFICREIRRDGSDFYFRGPRDAVNPPLFSWAEAESFRTTGDKSRFASVLPPLEKYVAWLNTESDPDHYDDQPDWVDKGRQSAGSVHRLYWNTPLGCGMDNAPRGGNGWVDMSCQMVIQYNDLATICEELGMSEKAAGFRQEATAISERINRWCWNAEDGFYYDVRNDGSQVRVKTSGGFWPLLAGITSSEQAERLVAHLKDETRFWRPFVFPTLAADEPDYTENGGYWLGAVWAPTNYAIIKGLERCGYGDFAAETATRYLDGMEAVFRDTGTVWENYAPEIPFRPGDPAMKDFVGWTGIGPIALVIENILGLHCDGVNRRLEWTIRRSDRHGIDNLQLGTATVSVIAEARDSVHSPLAVTAVSTAEFTLVMMVNGQRIEQTLPPGVTSLSV
- a CDS encoding beta strand repeat-containing protein, whose translation is MKPLSRSLHRTKKARRYASNLAFAISALAGLSSLSAQTNVWNGSGVAGGTAGTVWTDGANYSGGTANFTSSNDINFGVIGSAGTYSFSGTAGTYAVKDLLFGTTSSTITTSESITLNGTGTAGQTTLSLAGNVVVPSPNGSKAIISSDVTLNLSNAAHLVQFAANPNVTATVTQPGVLVLKSLVTGGGASSSIATQFSAYGPGLSTTPALVLSNDSNTFDSKITGSSRVYFTSIGNVGEVSSLGASTGANSVVGMAGGGIFGYIGSTSQSSNRAITVSGGSPLIANMASSTGTTLTLNGAMTFTNAASTLRLGATAGNSLVIDTVIANASGFTTGVTLMGGADRYDANGVYSSASLTGTTYLKGLNTYTGVTTLWGGMANVEQFGNINEASGLGKGSAAGSAADIVFAGGGIQHTAANTASTDRLFTISNFGSGTSATIDSSAANTAHTLSFTSSGAVSFSNSTTVHSLILTGTNTGRNVFNPSVGVNSGGQYTNSVTKSGTGTWVLSGSNTYTGATTVSGGTLVFANKSAKSSASTVTAAAGTFIGLGVGGSNDYSSADVDSLFANTLSGFTLNATTGVAIDTTAGNFTYATNQTSTRALSKIGANTLTLSGSGNYSSTLVHEGTLLINGNNGSGTVTVDAGATLGGSGTIGGAATIKGNLKPGNSPGEITFLNNLTLQSSATVTMEINGTSRGTTFDAVMVGNLLTYDGALVLNLGTTFGTGDYTFDLFSFGSTSGSFSSVVLAGSYSGTLTNSGGIWTLTQGNEIWSFSQTTGDLNLTVAVPEPGTFACLIVGLTTLVVLRRRKA
- a CDS encoding LacI family DNA-binding transcriptional regulator; this encodes MAVRRVSQKNVADAAGVHVTTVSLALKNSPRLPVETREKIQRIARELGYQPDPMLSALTIYRRKVHQPYFQGTLAWLDNLKGGSQPPAKARYRDYWDGAVERCSELGYQIEEFSTDEMSLSRISKVLKARGISCILLPPQPRHLSHIKFDWENFCALSFGFSLAFPRLHLVTNAQYRSARQAVRTIRSYGYRRIGFTTLRVIELRTDQNFSSGYLAEHRLGRREPLPIFEFDDAQKSVRRTFVREFTKWFRANKPDAIISLDHEVANALKTLEIEPSKCGYASLHLDSAESGVAGICQNDKLVGRAAVDYIVDMYNRNERGVPGVPYRVLVEGTWVDGATLPRRVSPTVPIAPVL